One Lepus europaeus isolate LE1 chromosome 7, mLepTim1.pri, whole genome shotgun sequence DNA segment encodes these proteins:
- the HPX gene encoding hemopexin: protein MVKASGIPIALGILGLCWSLATVNSLPLTSTHGNVAEGESGTKPEADVIEQCSDGWSFDATILDENGTMLFFKDEFVWKSHKGIRELISERWKNFIGPVDAAFRHGHTSVYLIKGDKVWVYTSEKNEKVYPKSLQDEFPGIPFPLDAAVECHRGECQDEGILFFQGNRKWFWDLTTGTKKERSWPAVGNCTSALRWLGRYYCFQGNQFLRFNPVSGEVPPGYPLDARDYFLSCPGRGHRSSHGNSTQHGHESTRCGPDLVLSAMVSDNHGATYVFSGSHYWRLDTNRDGWHSWPIAHQWPQGPSTVDAAFSWEDKLYLIQDTKVYVFLTKGGYTLVNGYPKRLEKELGSPPGISLETVDAAFVCPGSSRLHVMAGRRLWWLDLKSGAQATWTELPWPHEKVDGALCMEKPLGPNSCSTSSPNLYLIHGPNLYCYSDVDKLNAAKNLPQPQRVSRLLGCTH from the exons ATGGTTAAGGCATCAGGAATACCCATTGCATTGGGGATTTTGGGCCTGTGCTGGTCTCTGGCCACTGTcaactctcttcctct GACCAGTACCCATGGGAACGTTGCTGAAGGTGAGAGTGGGACCAAGCCAGAAGCAGATGTGATCG aACAGTGCTCAGATGGCTGGAGCTTTGATGCTACCATCCTGGATGAAAATGGGACCATGCTGTTTTTTAAAG ATGAGTTCGTGTGGAAGAGTCACAAAGGGATCCGGGAGTTGATCTCAGAGAGGTGGAAGAATTTCATCGGTCCTGTGGATGCTGCTTTCCGCCATGGTCATACCAGTGTTTACCTGATTAAG GGGGACAAAGTCTGGGTATACACTTCTGAAAAGAATGAGAAAGTCTATCCAAAGTCCCTCCAAGATGAATTTCCTGGAATCCCATTCCCATTGGATGCAGCTGTGGAGTGTCACCGTGGAGAATGCCAAGATGAAGGCATCCTCTTCTTCCAAG GTAACCGCAAGTGGTTCTGGGACTTGACTACTGGAACAAAGAAGGAGCGTTCTTGGCCGGCAGTTGGGAACTGCACCTCTGCCCTGCGATGGCTCGGCCGCTACTATTGCTTCCAGGGTAACCAGTTCCTCCGCTTCAATCCTGTCTCAGGAGAGGTGCCTCCTGGGTACCCTCTGGATGCCCGAGACTACTTCTTATCCTGCCCTGGCAGAG GACACAGATCAAGCCATGGGAACAGTACCCAACATGGGCACGAGAGCACACGCTGCGGCCCAGATCTAGTCTTGTCTGCAATGGTGTCTGACAACCATGGTGCCACTTATGTCTTCAGTG GGTCCCACTACTGGCGCCTGGACACCAACCGGGATGGGTGGCATAGCTGGCCCATTGCTCATCAGTGGCCACAAGGTCCTTCAACAGTGGATGCTGCCTTTTCCTGGGAGGATAAACTCTATCTGATCCAG GACACCAAGGTATATGTCTTTCTGACAAAAGGAGGCTATACCCTGGTAAATGGTTACCCAAAGCGGCTGGAGAAGGAACTTGGAAGCCCTCCTGGGATAAGCCTTGAGACTGTGGATGCGGCCTTTGTCTGTCCTGGGTCTTCTCGGCTCCATGTCATGGCAG GACGGCGTCTGTGGTGGCTGGACTTGAAGTCCGGAGCTCAAGCCACATGGACAGAACTTCCTTGGCCTCATGAGAAGGTTGACGGGGCCCTGTGTATGGAAAAGCCCCTTGGCCCCAACTCATGTTCTACCAGTAGTCCCAACTTGTACCTCATCCATGGCCCCAATTTGTATTGCTACAGCGATGTGGACAAACTGAATGCAGCCAAgaacctcccccagccccagagagTGTCCAGACTCCTGGGCTGTACTCACTGA